The sequence GTCATCGGTCTGCTCTTCCCCAAGCTCCAGGAAATAGGATTTTATAGCAGGCCACAATTGGAGTAGCCACTCAACAGCTGGGAAAAGAGAGAGCCACCGTGTGTTTCCATGATTAATTACTGCATGGTACTGCATGCCTAGCTCATCAAAgcattccctcagtttctcatttttaagggtgctcctggataACTCCGTGTATACCTTATGAACCAGATACGCAACATCGTACTTCCTGTTAAACCAGCCATTCCTGGCAGCATTGTGTAGaacatggcaaaaacagtttgcctTCACAATGGAACTTTTCTGTTGCTTTAGGAACTATAATACAGAGTTCCTTACCCCGTAACTGACAGCAGCATTGTCTGCTGTGTAAACCACTATATTTTCAACAGATAATCCCAGATCAGTCACAGTCTTCAGAAGGCTATTGCTGATGGCAACAGCAGTCTCTGATGGTAACTCATAGAAGTCCAGCAGTTTCTCTTGGACTCCATGGTCAGCATCAAAGTAACGCACAGCCACAGGAAACATTTTACGGTTGCCTTTGTTAGAGGCATCCGTGGCAATTGAAAAAGGAACTTTTTTAGTGGAACGTTCACCCAGTGCCTGCACCACATTTTCTATTGATTTTGGTCCAAGCACGTTTTCAACAATGCACTCTGCCTTGGTTCTTCCACAGTGCAGTTTTTTAACAAGAGCAGAGTCCTCGATCGTTGTAGAAATCAGTTTCATTCCACAATCCATGCTCATGTAACTGTGCTGGTGCATAACTGCATGATACAAGTTGCTAACCTCTATAGCAGCAACACGGAGCATTTCTGGTGTActtttctttgcaaagaaggatgTCATGGCAGCACTCTGATTCACCATTCTTGAGGCTCTAATGTGTGCAGCATTTTCCTTGTGTCTCCGAACGGCCTTGACACCATTGTGTTTCACAGTAAAAGTAGAATTACAGTACTTGCATCTGGCAAGAGAATCATCTACTTTTACGATCCAGTCTTTGAAATTATCATTCTGCAACCATTCAGTCTGAAATGATGCTGCATATTTCTTCTTCGGCTTCTCTCCTTCTGGCTGTATTGAAACAACAGATGTGCAGCACAACAGCACCTGTACAGGAAGAAGAGAGTGTTCATAAGAAAAATCCCTAAATCCACAGCCAAGCAATACTTTTGTTAAGATCAACCCAAATGTCACAAACTAGTAAGcaaactttcaagttctccagaatgctTTACCAAGCTGTATGGCAAAGCTGGCTTGCTATTGTTGTCACAGAGTCTACATCTGGTCGCAGTCTGGATGGAGTGTAGGAAGAGGAGATTGTATttctttactttatttattaggtttatatccagccctttctcccagtatgagcccaggACGGAGATAGCAGactggcagcacaatcctaaactcagaagtaagtcctgctgaattcaattgggcttaccCCTAAATAAGTGGAGTTCGACTTGCATCCTTAGGCTGCCCTCTCACTTACTTGCCAAAAAGCCCCATAcaagtcaatgagacttactgctGACCGGACATATAGAGGATTACACAGTTACGTTTGATTACTTTGCAAATCTCATTGCATTTAATGTAACatagtaaatgtgtttattattgaAGCTGGGTAGTTGGATTAATTTGATGCTATGtggtttttaggttgtgttaCTCAATGTAGTAAGAATATGCTGATGGCagtatgcataggatcaggctacctGGTGAGAGTTCCATCATCATAGtagtaataattttaaaaactcaccaCAGTGCTGTTGACTGTGCTTCACAAGTCAATCAAATGATCCTCCAAAGTTCTTCACAGACTATCCTTCGCTGCAGAGACAGGAATGAGTAATGGTTAAGGAGATTCTCTACAATTTATTGGCTACCCTGTTGTGGGCAGCTATAAAATCACTTTGAAAGACAACCCAaatctagtgagtaataactgacagagagaaaacacccatggtttggtctatcttcacaggcagcagcttgtgaacaacaactgcagccacacttccaaatatgtgaattctcttttaccattagtgggccaaaaacaaaccatcatgcaaccaacaaggcacatcatcaatgggttttaggtggttgagctgaccacatggaaccactgttgttgcttctatggatataagggaggagggtcaaaggtacatgaaatgcaaacagaaaatgaaaaaacatgacagtgatgctttcctaaatgcaataccataccaatcacaacaagatttcagagcagaggtatcatgtgctgataggatctcactcatgtcagaaaccgtgctgcagcattctacattaactgacaggttgccaggatttttttagttttggtttttggttatgaatcctgactagttgtgagaTACTGAGTTGTCTgcctactcataggaatcttgttgtggttggtatggtattgcattgaaatctgcattggttgctgatttgctaataggccaagttcaaagtgtgcttttcatgttatgggtgccGCAGCAGTACTACAGTGTAACATTTATTACCCAAATtcaaccacagcaacacataccaaagggCCAGCATAACCCTTCAACTTCTGGGTAGAtctcttactaggacattagggacatttcttgggagaTGCCGTTCTGATGCCTTCAGAAAAGAAGTGTCTTAGTTTTTTCTGGCCCATGGAGGGTTCTTGCCATCTTGGGCACCACAGAGGAAAAGGAAATTTTAAGAGAATGGCAAAAGATGTTATCTGGAAGTAGGGACTAAATCAACCAACCtttacttatttgatttatataccgcctcatagccgaagcttcctgggcggttcacagcaaacTAAAActtcagtatacaattaaaacacataattaaacaatttaaaacataacatagaaaaatttcaagattaaaacattttaaaacacatactaaaatgctgaaatgcaaaaatgcctggaagaagaggaaggttgtaacctggcaccaaaaagatagtagtgttggcgccaggcgtacctcatcaggaagatcattccataattcggggcccaccacttagaaggccctttttctcgttgtcatcctccgagcttccctctgagtaggcacccggaggagggcctttgatgtggagcgcagtgtacgggtaggttcatatcgggagaggcattccatcagaacCTTGGCTTCCTCTTCGTCATTCAGCTTTCCTCCACTTGCTaaaactcaggccacattcacaccagacatttaatccactattaaactgctacatcagacaataatttgcattaattaacttattttgtagatcccaaactttcttgtagacctgtaggagtttcatag is a genomic window of Rhineura floridana isolate rRhiFlo1 chromosome 1, rRhiFlo1.hap2, whole genome shotgun sequence containing:
- the LOC133364431 gene encoding uncharacterized protein LOC133364431 isoform X2, encoding MVNQSAAMTSFFAKKSTPEMLRVAAIEVSNLYHAVMHQHSYMSMDCGMKLISTTIEDSALVKKLHCGRTKAECIVENVLGPKSIENVVQALGERSTKKVPFSIATDASNKGNRKMFPVAVRYFDADHGVQEKLLDFYELPSETAVAISNSLLKTVTDLGLSVENIVVYTADNAAVSYGVRNSVL